DNA from Gramella sp. MAR_2010_147:
AAACAGGACAAAAAATAACTTGCGCATGAACTTACGGTTTTCCCAAATATAAAAACTTTCAATGCTCCCCGGTGAATATTTTCGGCTTCTTTTAATTTTAAAGAGCTTCCTTGCCATCATCATGTCTTCCCTGAACCTGAACCAGTGAAACAGCTTTTTGAAGAATAAGGTTGTTGGGGTAGGTAATTAATTCTCCTTCTGAGGTTCTTAGATGGAGGTGAAACGCCTTAATGTCTTCAATTTCTGCTTCAATGGGCATATCTTTATCATGAATTTTAATGGTGTCTCCAATTTTATAGGGAAATGAAAAGAACATGATCACCCCTGAGGTGATATTGCTAAGAATAGACCAGATTGCAAATAGGGCAACCCCAATTACTGCAAAGGCCGAAGAAAATATCAGGGATAATTCGGTTAAACCAACTCCCCAGGCAATAGCCAAAAGGAATGCCGCTACTAGAAGGATGAGTATGTTGATATATTTAAACATAAGCCGCGTCCTGGTAAGGCTGATTTCACTTTTTTTACCAACCTTATTAGCTGCTTTTTTCAGAAGGAACTGAATGACCGAAAGAAGAATAAGTATACCTGCCGTATAACTCAATTCATACCTGTAAGAAAATAGGATCTCGTACATTAATTTAAATCTAATTTTTGCCGTAAAGGTAGGTCTTTATTAGAATTTTTATTCCAATAATCACTTTTTAGACGTTGTTTTTTGATTGCTTTTGTTGTTAAAACCTGGGCGTTCTCACCAAATCCAGAAGGATAGGATTCTTCCCATTTTTCTATAGTAAACGGAAAGGTCCTGCTATAGTATATTTTAAGTTCCCTCTTTAATTCAGGATAGGTCAATTGGTACACATTAAATTCATCTGTAGTAAAATATTCTCCTGAAGCGCTATATGCTTTTACTGGCTGATGGCTAAATCGCAGGTATTCAAAAGATGGAAGCATTTTAAATTCTCCCGTTGGGAGTTTGTCATGTTCAATTCTAAGACGATTCCATATCTCATTCTCCAGAGGAATTTTCTCAATTTCAATTTCCTGGTCTGCTTCTCCTGCAAAATAAGAATGACTGGTTAAATTAAAATTCTTGCGATTGTTGAGCTGCATATAAACCTGTCCGCACCATTCCTGTATAGATGTTGAAACTTTTAAAGCATGTTCTTCCCCATTTAGAGGATAAAAACTGCTTTGCATAACACTATAAGGATATATCCCTGTGATAAAATTTTTGGTTGCGTTTAATTTTAATACAGAAATGTTCTCCTCGTTTTTAGTATTGGCTTTTACCTGTTCATCTGGTAGAAAATCTTCCGTTACATAAATGAGTACTGCTTCACCTTCTCTTATTTCACCGTATCTTGCCTGTTCCAGATCATACGAAGTGATTTCGGCTTCGCCTGAATACCAGTAATCTTTAAATTCAGTAGAAAGTTTTAGCTCGGTTTTTTCTTCGGAAGGATTTCCACAGGAAAAACAAAGTGCAGCAAAAAGACAAATAGTAAGAAACCGAAACATATTTTTTATTAAAGTTACAAATTTCAGGAGTTAAGCATTTCTTTTAAAGTCTTATAAACTTCGTACGTAGGAAGTCCTACCACATTAAAATAACTGCCTTCAATTTTTCTTATACCAATAAGTCCAATCCATTCCTGTATTGCGTAGCCTCCAGCTTTGTCAAATGGTTTATAGTTGGTAACATAATATTCAATTTCTTCAATGCTCAATTCTGAAAAATAAACTTTGGTGGTATGGTTCAGGATCTTCTGTGAATCTTTTGAAGTAAAGCAAACGGAGGTGATCACTTCATGTCTTTTTCCTGAAAGAGAACTGATTATTCTTACGGCTTCAGCATGATCCTTAGGTTTTCCCAGCGCCTCGCCATCATTGTAAACGATAGTATCGCTCGTGATCAAAATTTGATGTTTTTTAAGTTCATTTTTAAAAGCTTCCGCTTTAAGTGCCGAAAGGAAATCTGTGATTTTCTCCCTTTTTAAATGTTCGGGAAACACTTCATCTACAGGTCTAACGTCTATTTTTACCGGGATATTAAGATCTTCAAAAAATTGTTGTCTTCTTGGTGATCCCGATGCCAGGATGATTTCGTGATCTTTCAGTAGTTCTTGTAGCATATATTTAGAGTAAAATGAATTGCAGTAAACCAATGGAGATTAACCCGAAGAAAAGAACGAATTTCAGAATAAGACTAAGCCTGGTATATTCAGATTTTTTTTCAGCAGTCCAAATGTTCACCAGAAAGAAAAGGAGTGGAGCTACCAATAAAAAAAGCGCATAAACCACCGCTGCTATATTTTCGAAAAGGTATTGATAGATATAATAGATTAAAAAAATCAATGGCGCAAGTCCAAGAATAAGAAGAATCCTGTTTGTTCGCTTTTTGCCAAGGGTTATAGGAAGTGTTTTATAACCTGCATTGTAATCGCCGTCTATATCTTCCTGATCTTTTATGATCTCTCTCAATAAATTCACCAAAAAAGCAAAAATGGAATAGTCTATTAAAATTGAAAATATCACCGACTGGGTTTGCTGATTTTGCGGCGTGATTGCGGGTAAAAGGTCATAAAGGCCAACACCAACAGGAATAAGCCCTACAATTAGACTTACCAGAATATTACCAACTAGAACCGTTTGCTGAAGCTGAGAGTTATAAATATATAATGCGGCAGAACCCAGGATAAAAAATGCTGAAAACCCAGGTTTACCTATCATATTTGAAAGGTAGAAACCTAATCCAACTCCAATAATATTCAGAATAAAGAATAATCTATAGGCAGTCTTTTCTGAAATATGGTGATTTATAATAGCACGAGAAGGTTTGTTTTCAAGATCTGCCGGGATATCATAAATATCATTGATCACATAACCTGATGCAGCTACACAAACTACCGCCAGCACTAGCATAGAGAAACCGAAAAGGTTTAAAGTGATCGCAACTCCAAAAGGTTCAAATAATCCATATTTGATAAGAAACATGGTAAGCGCGATAAAAATGAGATTGCCCGCTCTAATAAGCTTAAGATAATGTAGCATTCAATCAGGAATTTTTATCCATCCATTTTCCCTGAACTTTCATCACCTGTTCGATAACATCACGAACACATCCTTCACCGCCTTTTTTGTGGGATACATACAAAGAAACATCTTTCACTTCAGGTACCGCATCCTGCGGGCAGCATGGCAATCCAACCAGTTTCATGGGGTAGTAATCTGGAATGTCGTCTCCCATATATAGCACCTGCTCCGGTTTTATATTGTAAATATCAAAGAATTCATCCATTTGCTCTACTTTATCACTAATTCCAAGATAAATATCGGTGATTCCAAGATCACGAAGACGTTGTCTCACGCCTTCATTTTTCCCCCCGCTGATAATGCATACGGTATAACCAGCATTCTGAGCCATTTTCATGGCATAACCATCTTTTGTATTCATGGTTCTAAGAAGTTCTCCTTTTGTAGAAATTTGTATGGATCCGTCAGTTAATACTCCATCCACGTCGAAAACAAATGTATTTATTTGATTTAGGTGTTCTTTATAGCTTTTTTCCATGTAAGTTCTGAATAGATTCGGTTAAAATAGTATAGATTTTTTTTCGGTCTTCATCCAGCATTTCCAGATGTGCCGCTATTGTTTTTTGATCATTTCTAAGGGCAGGCCCTGTTTGAGCTGAATATGGATCCAGGCTTTCCAGCTTATTTACCGTCTCTTTTATAAGTGGTCTTAAAATATCAAATGGAAGTTCTTCTTTTTTGCAGAAATCGGCAGCCAGTGTAAATAGGTGATTACTGAAATTATTAATAAAAACGGCGGAAACATGAAGTGCCTTACGCTGGTCTGAATTTACTTCAAAAACCCGATCGCTTATTCTGGATGCGATCTTTTTTAGAAAATTTAAATTCTTTTCTGAATTGGCTTCCAGGCAAAGTGGGATTTCTCGAAAATTAACAGCTTTGTTTTTCGAAAAAGTTTGGAGGGGGTAAAAAACGCCATAGTTCTCAAATTTTGATAATATAGTGAGAGGTTGGCTACCTGAAGTATGAGCAACAATTCCATTTTTTGAATCAAGTTTTTCAGCGATTTCTTCAATGGCCTCATCTCTAATAGCAATTAGATAAAGATCTGCTTCCTGGATCGCTTCTAAAGATGATACTCTTTTTGTAGGATCTTCCACAAAATACAGATGCTGTTTATTTCGGTTAAAAACCTGAATGACATCCAGTTGCTTGGATTTTGAAAAGCTTTGGTACAAGTGAGTTGCAACATTGCCAGCACCAATAATTACCACTTTGATCATGCGGCTAAAATACCAAAAATTTCAAGCAGGTAAAATTAACATTTGTAGACTTCAGAATGAATTGAGATTAGCCTTTAAAACTGATAATAAATCGTTAAATTTGCAGCCGTTAAAATGACACTTCTTCCATGCAGAAAAAAATAGCCTCTATCCTTTTTTCTACCCGAATAATGGCCGTCTTATTTATCCTTTTTGCAATTGCCATGGCCATGGGGACACTTATAGAAACCTGGTACAGTATTGAAACGGCAAGAATCTTAATTTATAATACGTGGTGGTTTGAAGCCATTATGCTTTTTCTTTTAATAAATTTCATAGGGAATATTAAAAGATATAACCTTCATAAAAGGGAAAAGTGGAGTAGTTTACTATTGCACCTTTCATTCATCCTTATCCTAATTGGTGCATTTATTACCCGTTATATCAGTTATGAAGGTATTATGCCCATTAGGGAAGGCGAGACCACTAATATTTATTTGAGTACTGAAAGCTATCTTACCTTTTTTGTAGATGGTGAGATTGATGGGCAGCCGCGTAGAAGGGTACTGCAAGAGGATGTGCTTTTCGGGCCGGAAGTGGAGAATGATTATGTACTGAATACCGATTTTAATGGAAATCCGGTGAAGTTTGAAGTAATTAATTTTATCCATGGAGCTGAAGAAGCTTTGGTTCCAACCGAAGACGGAGAGAATTACCTGAAGATTGTAGAAGCGGGAGAAGGTCAAAGACATGATCATTATCTTAAGGAAGGTGAGGTAAGTAATATACATAATACACTGTTCACGCTGAATAGTCCTCAGGACGGAGCTATTAATATTCAGGTTGATGATGAAGGTAAGTATATAATTGATTCTCCTTTTGAAGGTACTTATATGCGTATGGCAGATCAAAAGCAGGGCGAGCTGGTAAAAGATTCTACCCAGGCCTTAATGCTGAGATCTCTTTATAATATTGGGGCGATGCAGTTCGTAATTCCAGAGCCTGTAATTAAAGGAGAATATGATGTGGTGCCTACCAATCCAAAGACCAAACAGGATCTTGATGCGGTTACCTTGAAGGTCACTGCCAATGGAGAATCTGAAACTGTGACTTTATTAGGGGGAATGGGAACAGTTGCCGATCCGGCTCAAATTAACCTTGGAGACCTGGAAATATTTTTGAAGTACGGTTCTATTGAGAAAGAATTGCCATTTGCATTAAAACTTAATGATTTTATTGCAGAAAAATATCCCGGAACTGCCGACAGGGAAACTCCCGGTTATGCATCGTTCAAAAGTAAGGTTGAAATTATTGAAGAGGGAAAACAGCCTGAACCTTACGAGATCTATATGAATCATATTCTGGATAAAGAAGGATATCGATTTTTCCAGTCCAGTTTTGATCCTGATGAAAAAGGAACGGTGCTCTCTTTAAATCATGATTACTGGGGAACCTGGGTCACTTATATAGGTTATACTCTTTTATATTTAGGATTAATGCTTATTCTATTTGATAAAGGCTCACGATTTGGAAATCTTAAAAAGATGCTGGATAAAGTAAAAGCGAAGAAAAAAGCGCTAAGCCTGATCGCTGTATTTTTATCACTTTCTTCAGGAATCTATGCTCAGGAGGATGATAATCATATGCATGATGAGACCGCCAAGGCTCAAATGGATAGTATCATTAAAGCTAATGTTGCAAGTGAAGAGCACGCCGCTCAATTCGGAAGACTGATTATTCAGGATGCCGGAGGAAGAATGAAACCTGCAAATACCTATTCTTCAGAATTGCTTCGGAAACTTAGTAAATCTGATAAATATGAAGGATTAAGCTCAGATCAGGTACTGATTTCCATTACAGAAAACCCTACAGTATGGTACAATGTTCCAATCATATTTGTAGAGAAACATAATGATAGTCTTCATAAGCTGCTTGGAGTGGAAGAAGGAAGAAAATATCTTTCCTTAACCGATTTCTTTACCAATACCGGGGAATATAAGCTTTCAGGGCACTTGGATAAAGCATACAGAGCCGCTGTTCCGAATAAATTTCAAAAGGATTTTATTAATACGGATAAAAAAGTAACTCTATTTTATCGGGCCCTTCAAGGTAAAGTGTTGAAGATATTTCCTGTTCCTGGAGATGAGAATAATAAATGGGTTTCGTATAAAGAAGTTGATGAGGCCAATTTAAAGGGCATGGATTCTGTCTATACGAAACAGATCCTTCCGTTGTACATCAATGCATTGCGTTCAGGACGCGAAACAGGTGATTATTCTAAAGCCAATCAATATCTGGAAAGTATTAAAAGCTATCAGCAAAAATTTGGTGCGGAGGTAATGCCTTCCGAAGAAAAAATAGATGCGGAGATTACTTATAACAAGTATAATATTTTTAAAAATCTCTACTGGATGTATATGCTGGCGGGGATCTTCATGCTCATATTCGTAATTACCAGAATTTTCAAGGATAATAAATTTATCCGGAGTTTAATTTACGTGAGCATCGCAATTATTGCCATCTTGTTTACACTGCATACTGCTGGTCTAGGAGTAAGATGGTATATATCCGGACACGCTCCCTGGAGTAATGCTTACGAATCTATGATCTATGTAGCCTGGGCTACTATGTTCTTTGGTCTGGCTTTCGGAAGAAAATCTAATTTAACAATTGCCTCTACCGCTTTTGTAACCGCTATGGTCTTGTGGAGCGCGCACCAGAACTGGACAGATCCAGCAATTGCCAATTTGCAGCCAGTGCTGGATTCCTACTGGTTAATGATACATGTCTCTGTAATTGTAGGGAGCTATGGCCCGTTAACCCTGGGAATGATATTAGGAGTAGTGTCTCTATTACTAATGACGCTTACCACCGAATCCAACAAAAA
Protein-coding regions in this window:
- a CDS encoding geranylgeranylglycerol-phosphate geranylgeranyltransferase: MLHYLKLIRAGNLIFIALTMFLIKYGLFEPFGVAITLNLFGFSMLVLAVVCVAASGYVINDIYDIPADLENKPSRAIINHHISEKTAYRLFFILNIIGVGLGFYLSNMIGKPGFSAFFILGSAALYIYNSQLQQTVLVGNILVSLIVGLIPVGVGLYDLLPAITPQNQQTQSVIFSILIDYSIFAFLVNLLREIIKDQEDIDGDYNAGYKTLPITLGKKRTNRILLILGLAPLIFLIYYIYQYLFENIAAVVYALFLLVAPLLFFLVNIWTAEKKSEYTRLSLILKFVLFFGLISIGLLQFILL
- a CDS encoding HAD-IIIA family hydrolase, which produces MEKSYKEHLNQINTFVFDVDGVLTDGSIQISTKGELLRTMNTKDGYAMKMAQNAGYTVCIISGGKNEGVRQRLRDLGITDIYLGISDKVEQMDEFFDIYNIKPEQVLYMGDDIPDYYPMKLVGLPCCPQDAVPEVKDVSLYVSHKKGGEGCVRDVIEQVMKVQGKWMDKNS
- a CDS encoding Rossmann-like and DUF2520 domain-containing protein encodes the protein MIKVVIIGAGNVATHLYQSFSKSKQLDVIQVFNRNKQHLYFVEDPTKRVSSLEAIQEADLYLIAIRDEAIEEIAEKLDSKNGIVAHTSGSQPLTILSKFENYGVFYPLQTFSKNKAVNFREIPLCLEANSEKNLNFLKKIASRISDRVFEVNSDQRKALHVSAVFINNFSNHLFTLAADFCKKEELPFDILRPLIKETVNKLESLDPYSAQTGPALRNDQKTIAAHLEMLDEDRKKIYTILTESIQNLHGKKL
- the ccsA gene encoding cytochrome c biogenesis protein CcsA, with product MQKKIASILFSTRIMAVLFILFAIAMAMGTLIETWYSIETARILIYNTWWFEAIMLFLLINFIGNIKRYNLHKREKWSSLLLHLSFILILIGAFITRYISYEGIMPIREGETTNIYLSTESYLTFFVDGEIDGQPRRRVLQEDVLFGPEVENDYVLNTDFNGNPVKFEVINFIHGAEEALVPTEDGENYLKIVEAGEGQRHDHYLKEGEVSNIHNTLFTLNSPQDGAINIQVDDEGKYIIDSPFEGTYMRMADQKQGELVKDSTQALMLRSLYNIGAMQFVIPEPVIKGEYDVVPTNPKTKQDLDAVTLKVTANGESETVTLLGGMGTVADPAQINLGDLEIFLKYGSIEKELPFALKLNDFIAEKYPGTADRETPGYASFKSKVEIIEEGKQPEPYEIYMNHILDKEGYRFFQSSFDPDEKGTVLSLNHDYWGTWVTYIGYTLLYLGLMLILFDKGSRFGNLKKMLDKVKAKKKALSLIAVFLSLSSGIYAQEDDNHMHDETAKAQMDSIIKANVASEEHAAQFGRLIIQDAGGRMKPANTYSSELLRKLSKSDKYEGLSSDQVLISITENPTVWYNVPIIFVEKHNDSLHKLLGVEEGRKYLSLTDFFTNTGEYKLSGHLDKAYRAAVPNKFQKDFINTDKKVTLFYRALQGKVLKIFPVPGDENNKWVSYKEVDEANLKGMDSVYTKQILPLYINALRSGRETGDYSKANQYLESIKSYQQKFGAEVMPSEEKIDAEITYNKYNIFKNLYWMYMLAGIFMLIFVITRIFKDNKFIRSLIYVSIAIIAILFTLHTAGLGVRWYISGHAPWSNAYESMIYVAWATMFFGLAFGRKSNLTIASTAFVTAMVLWSAHQNWTDPAIANLQPVLDSYWLMIHVSVIVGSYGPLTLGMILGVVSLLLMTLTTESNKKKILLNIREITIITEMALTVGLVMLTIGNFLGGQWANESWGRYWGWDPKETWALISIMIYAFVIHMRLVPGLRGRWTFNFMSVIAYASIMMTYFGVNFYLSGLHSYASGDKVITPTFVYYTLGGVAILGAVSYWKYQKHYAKKAKKEIEKNAGTI
- a CDS encoding Maf-like protein produces the protein MLQELLKDHEIILASGSPRRQQFFEDLNIPVKIDVRPVDEVFPEHLKREKITDFLSALKAEAFKNELKKHQILITSDTIVYNDGEALGKPKDHAEAVRIISSLSGKRHEVITSVCFTSKDSQKILNHTTKVYFSELSIEEIEYYVTNYKPFDKAGGYAIQEWIGLIGIRKIEGSYFNVVGLPTYEVYKTLKEMLNS
- a CDS encoding septum formation inhibitor Maf codes for the protein MFRFLTICLFAALCFSCGNPSEEKTELKLSTEFKDYWYSGEAEITSYDLEQARYGEIREGEAVLIYVTEDFLPDEQVKANTKNEENISVLKLNATKNFITGIYPYSVMQSSFYPLNGEEHALKVSTSIQEWCGQVYMQLNNRKNFNLTSHSYFAGEADQEIEIEKIPLENEIWNRLRIEHDKLPTGEFKMLPSFEYLRFSHQPVKAYSASGEYFTTDEFNVYQLTYPELKRELKIYYSRTFPFTIEKWEESYPSGFGENAQVLTTKAIKKQRLKSDYWNKNSNKDLPLRQKLDLN
- a CDS encoding mechanosensitive ion channel domain-containing protein; translation: MYEILFSYRYELSYTAGILILLSVIQFLLKKAANKVGKKSEISLTRTRLMFKYINILILLVAAFLLAIAWGVGLTELSLIFSSAFAVIGVALFAIWSILSNITSGVIMFFSFPYKIGDTIKIHDKDMPIEAEIEDIKAFHLHLRTSEGELITYPNNLILQKAVSLVQVQGRHDDGKEAL